The genome window ATATTCCTCGTAAAACTCATTACGCAAATGATGTGGAATTAAATGTAGGGGATCCTCATGCATTGGACATCCCTTAATAGCGTAAACTGCGCCTTCATCTATTCGCGAAAATTGCTCAAGTCCGCGTTTCAGCAAGGTCACAATTGTCGATTTACCACCACTAACTGGTCCCATTAATAACAAAATACGTTTCCTAACATCCAATCTTCGTGCTGCTGGATGGAAATATTCCTCCACCAGTCTTTCAATTGCTGTTTCAAGCCCAAAAATTTCTTGCCCAAAAAATTTGTACATTTTTTGCCCATCGCGTTCCTCTACACCAGCACTTTTTATCATATTGTAGACGCGTGAATGGGCTGTTTGAGCAACTTCAGGTCTTTCCTTGATGATGTTTAAGTAATCTGCAAATGTTCCTTCCCACTTCAGCCGATTTTCTTCTTCGCGATAGCTTTTCACTTTATCTAAAATGTTGATAGCCTTCCCTCCATTCAGGGCTTGATTTATAACATAGTATGAAGGAAATGACATTATGATACCCAATACTTTTTCTTTGTCGAAGTTTCTTCTTATTGCCTATAATTTTTTCTGCTGAATAATGGGAATTTTATTGCCAGACAAAGGAATGAATTTAATCATTAATCATTTCGCCAGACGTTTTATTGGCTCATCACCAAAAGCTTGGGATAACATTTATTATATAGATATGCCATGTAAATAAGTTGATTGGAGTGGAGGCTGGGCGACTCCTTGGGGATCAGCGTCACAGATGAGACCCTGGAGCGAGCAACGCGAGTGAAGCGGCTCATCGGACGCCCCTGGAAAGCGCCCAGCCGGAACGGAAATCAACCCTACGTTATGTGATGAGCCGTTTTTTTACATAAATTACTCATTTCTACCGCTTCGTTTTCCCACAAAAAGTGCTGAATGAAGATAAAAAATTCGGTTATTCTAACGTTAGAAAGGAGGTCCTTTATTGAATCGCCATCGCCATTTTATATTCCTTTTATCATGGATGCTATTATGCAGTTTTACTCTCCCCAACGTTGCTTTAGCAAAGGAAGAACTCACGCAAGAAGAAATTGTGCAGCAACGTATGGCCTATTACGTACAATTTGACGAATTACTAATTCCGTGGCACTTCTTAGCAGCAATTGACCAATATGAACGCAATTTGCAGTCGGTTCGTAAAGATATCCCAAAACGCGATAGTATCATTGCCATTCAATTTTCCGATGAATATTGGTCAGGTGCTTTAAATCCTGTAAAAGATGATACCGTCCCAGAAACAATTAGTTATTTTGGAGGAATGGGGCTAGATGGTAATGGTGATGGAGTTGCCAGTCCAAAGGATGATGTTGATATAATATTCTCCATGGCTAGTTTTTTAAGTAAATTTGGGACAACTGATGAAGACTTTAAATTAGCTTTATGGGAATATTACGGAACTGAGCAAGCCGTAAATCAAATTTTCACCATTTCCAAAATGTATAAACATTTTAAAACAACTGAGCTTGATGCTCACACGTTCCCAGTCCCACCTAATTATGATTACAGTTATCGTGGTACATGGGGAGATAACAGAGGCTGGGGTGGACGCCGTATTCACGAAGGGACAGATATTTTCGCTAGCTATGGTACTCCAGTACTTTCTACTTCTTATGGAGTAGTGGAAGTAAAGGGATGGAACCAATTTGGTGGTTGGCGTATAGGAATTCGAGACAATCATAACTCTTATCATTATTATGCCCATCTTGGTAGCTATCATAAGAAAATTGAAGTTGGAGACCTTGTCGAGCCAGGAACTGTTCTCGGCTATGTTGGCAGCTCTGGCTATGGTAAAGAAGGGACATCCGGAAAATTCCCACCTCATCTTCACTATGGCATCTACAAATTCAATGGACGTACAGAATGGGCATTTGATCCATATCCATCATTATTACAATGGGAACGACTAGCAAAAAAAGCAAAGCAAAACAGTAATTAAATGTTGCACACAAAAAAGAAGGATAGATAAAATTGACTTTATCCATCCTTCTTTTTTGCTACATATATCCGGTAATTTCTAAAACTTCTATGTTTTTTTAGCCGAGCTCAGTCGCTAATCTACCACAAGCTTTCTACCTCTGATCTGTCCGTTTCTCCCCTTCAATTTTTAGAACTAGTTTGTTGCAATTGTTGTTGTTGCAATTTTCCTGACTGAATTTTCCCAGCTCCGTATCTTTGCCCTGAGCGTCTACAATTCCATAAGTAAATAAGCCACCCATATACTCGTCCAAGAAATAAACATAGCTTTTAAAGGTTGGTTTCGCTCCCCACTCTCGTTCAGCCACATCATCCTTCTGCCATTTAATGACTGCCAGACCTTCATTATTCACTTCATAATAAGAATCGCTATAGCCGGCGAGATCCAGCGTGAAACGCAATGCTTCTCCTTCTGGAAACGTGTAATGGAAGTAATTATACCCTTCTCCAGCATGAAGAGGTGGCGCTCCCTCTGTGAGTTTTTCTAGTCCGAGCGCAATATGACGCGCCTTCGTGAGATCCCCGTGCATCAGTATATCGTATTCTTCCTGACCCGCAGGTGTACGGACAATAACCCGTTTATCTTTGTTATTGTAATAGACATAACCGCCAAGTGTCTCGCTAATGAAACGAATCGGTACATAAGTGATACCGTTTTTATTTACTACTGCAG of Lysinibacillus agricola contains these proteins:
- a CDS encoding M23 family metallopeptidase yields the protein MLLCSFTLPNVALAKEELTQEEIVQQRMAYYVQFDELLIPWHFLAAIDQYERNLQSVRKDIPKRDSIIAIQFSDEYWSGALNPVKDDTVPETISYFGGMGLDGNGDGVASPKDDVDIIFSMASFLSKFGTTDEDFKLALWEYYGTEQAVNQIFTISKMYKHFKTTELDAHTFPVPPNYDYSYRGTWGDNRGWGGRRIHEGTDIFASYGTPVLSTSYGVVEVKGWNQFGGWRIGIRDNHNSYHYYAHLGSYHKKIEVGDLVEPGTVLGYVGSSGYGKEGTSGKFPPHLHYGIYKFNGRTEWAFDPYPSLLQWERLAKKAKQNSN
- a CDS encoding copper amine oxidase N-terminal domain-containing protein, with amino-acid sequence MNKWFKIMGFVILVSFIGNTPAHAASSTSLFVNGQAEYDFITVEGRTMVKLRSLSDPAWPVLAYDPKTGIVTIQNKDKSKKVQLVAGKKTATVNGKTIKLDAAVVNKNGITYVPIRFISETLGGYVYYNNKDKRVIVRTPAGQEEYDILMHGDLTKARHIALGLEKLTEGAPPLHAGEGYNYFHYTFPEGEALRFTLDLAGYSDSYYEVNNEGLAVIKWQKDDVAEREWGAKPTFKSYVYFLDEYMGGLFTYGIVDAQGKDTELGKFSQENCNNNNCNKLVLKIEGEKRTDQR